Proteins from one Azospirillum brasilense genomic window:
- a CDS encoding AAA family ATPase, giving the protein MRILAIRGGNLASLDGTFAVELAGGPLRHAGLFAITGPTGAGKSTILDALCLALFDRMPRLPDGRGVALGASGDTDAISTTDVRSVLRRGAGSGWAEVDFAGIDGAAYRARWELRRARQNARGQLQKQTMSLTALADGKRLGDGKTSVLDEISTRLGLSFEQFRRAVLLAQGDFANFLKAPATERSALLELLTGTEIYSRISVAAHERSREEQRALEALEGQCAGIGVLSDDERAALDAEAGAAAEAVRREETAFEQARTAVAWHEQDARLAKAETDAAMTSARTEEVWQEAGARREEAALLRRLQPLRVRLSEADRCAAAASEAGEALARAHATVTEAQERLVQAEARHREVRSAYETARGAIDAAEPELEQAAALDAEIAALTGQQAGTLADAATAEADAKGIRERWTATRTALERARADSAEREGWLAGQTALSPVADQWARWDALLQRHHDSARAFREAEAEAGRTATEAAAHEAELARLSTVRLDAATRRDAAEQALSALKAETVESLDALRGRRTALADRRDGLASLAQLGEQAARLAADAAEAEAEREQQRTAAADGETRSAETTARLDQRRAALEEADATLHRLRLARSEDVASLRAQLVEGESCPVCGATEHPWGAGHTPLDRLAEEQERHVAALRAEVTELATEQGAHTAAAKAARERAAALDGRLSALAADRTAAAARWAERGPDFRLPAEPDVETVTRRLAGVDAELAEAGRAEAKALDHKARFDAAVQACRERDAALAEAERAIEARNRQRDAARHAESLAVARRDQAADTRAAVRAELAQPFAGLEGWDSRLDQDPDAFRKDLGGRVADVLRQREGLAQALRDVEALERQAGSKAAELEGARQAEQAARRRCEGLAAALEDRRATRASLLAGRAVTAVKKELAEACQRAEALVEQATVARQDAAARLSGAEQTVATRGDTACRCAAEAEAAADALAAAAERCGVTVEAARVHLVRGEDWLAEEERALAALESARREDALRAAERVRLRQEHHAAGRPALGAEEAGEAGAETGRRLREARDRLGEAQARLRADTENRSRLAAVLDRVEAQRRAQGLWATMAQLIGSADGRKLRNFAQSLSLDLLLVQANRYLADLARRYRLERVGGADLEIQVVDGEMGDERRGVHSLSGGEMFLVSLALALGLSAMAGGSGGGGIGTLFIDEGFGTLDPGSLDLALSCLEALQATGRQVGVISHVPALVERIGVQVRVIPQGGGRSAVTVTRGTLAAPSPDAAAERELLLPL; this is encoded by the coding sequence ATGCGGATTCTGGCGATTCGCGGCGGCAATCTGGCCAGCCTGGACGGGACCTTCGCCGTGGAGCTGGCCGGCGGGCCGTTGCGCCACGCCGGCCTGTTCGCCATCACCGGCCCGACCGGGGCTGGTAAAAGCACGATCCTGGACGCGCTGTGCCTCGCATTGTTCGACCGCATGCCCCGGCTGCCGGACGGGCGCGGCGTGGCGCTGGGCGCCAGCGGCGACACCGACGCCATCAGCACCACCGACGTGCGCAGCGTCCTGCGCCGCGGCGCCGGGTCCGGTTGGGCCGAGGTGGATTTCGCGGGAATCGACGGAGCCGCCTACCGGGCGCGCTGGGAGTTGCGGCGAGCGCGGCAGAACGCGCGCGGCCAGTTGCAGAAGCAAACGATGAGCCTGACCGCGCTTGCCGACGGCAAGCGGCTGGGCGACGGCAAGACCAGCGTGCTGGACGAGATTTCCACCCGGCTGGGGCTGAGCTTCGAGCAGTTCCGCCGCGCCGTCCTGCTGGCCCAGGGCGATTTCGCCAATTTCCTCAAGGCCCCGGCAACCGAGCGTTCCGCCCTGCTGGAACTGCTGACCGGCACCGAAATCTACTCCCGCATCTCCGTCGCCGCGCATGAGCGCTCCCGGGAGGAACAGCGGGCGCTGGAGGCGCTGGAGGGGCAATGTGCGGGAATCGGCGTGCTGTCCGACGACGAGCGCGCCGCCCTGGACGCCGAGGCCGGAGCCGCGGCCGAGGCGGTCCGGCGTGAGGAAACGGCGTTCGAGCAGGCCCGCACCGCCGTCGCCTGGCATGAGCAGGACGCCCGGCTGGCCAAGGCGGAGACGGACGCCGCCATGACGAGCGCACGGACCGAAGAGGTCTGGCAGGAGGCCGGGGCGCGGCGGGAGGAGGCCGCGCTGCTGCGCCGCCTCCAACCCTTGCGGGTGCGATTGAGCGAAGCGGACCGTTGCGCCGCAGCAGCGTCGGAGGCTGGAGAGGCTCTGGCCCGCGCCCACGCCACGGTGACCGAAGCGCAGGAACGGCTGGTCCAGGCCGAGGCCCGTCATCGCGAGGTGCGCAGTGCCTATGAAACGGCCCGGGGCGCCATCGACGCTGCTGAGCCGGAACTGGAACAGGCCGCCGCCTTGGACGCCGAGATCGCCGCGCTGACCGGGCAACAGGCCGGAACGCTAGCGGACGCCGCAACGGCGGAGGCGGACGCCAAGGGGATTCGGGAACGTTGGACCGCCACCCGGACGGCTTTGGAACGGGCCCGTGCCGATTCGGCCGAACGGGAGGGCTGGCTGGCTGGTCAGACGGCGCTTTCGCCGGTGGCCGACCAATGGGCGCGCTGGGACGCGCTGCTGCAGCGCCACCACGACTCCGCGAGGGCCTTCCGGGAGGCCGAGGCGGAGGCCGGCCGCACCGCCACGGAGGCCGCGGCCCATGAGGCGGAGCTGGCCCGCCTGTCCACCGTCCGGCTGGACGCCGCCACGCGGCGGGACGCGGCGGAACAGGCATTGTCCGCGCTGAAGGCCGAAACGGTGGAGTCGCTGGACGCCCTGCGTGGCCGCCGCACGGCGCTGGCCGACCGCCGCGACGGGCTGGCGTCCTTGGCCCAGCTGGGGGAACAAGCCGCGAGACTGGCTGCGGACGCCGCGGAGGCCGAAGCGGAGCGCGAGCAGCAGCGCACCGCCGCCGCAGACGGGGAGACCCGGAGCGCGGAAACCACAGCACGGCTGGACCAGCGTCGGGCTGCCTTGGAGGAGGCGGACGCCACTCTGCACCGCTTGCGCCTCGCCCGCAGCGAAGATGTGGCGTCGCTGCGCGCTCAACTGGTGGAGGGCGAGTCCTGCCCGGTCTGCGGCGCCACGGAGCATCCCTGGGGGGCCGGGCACACCCCGCTCGACCGGCTGGCCGAGGAGCAGGAACGCCACGTCGCCGCGCTGCGCGCCGAGGTGACCGAACTGGCCACGGAGCAGGGCGCCCACACCGCCGCCGCGAAGGCGGCGCGGGAGCGCGCGGCGGCCCTGGATGGACGGCTGTCCGCCCTGGCGGCGGACCGGACGGCCGCGGCGGCGCGCTGGGCGGAGCGGGGGCCGGACTTCCGACTGCCCGCCGAACCGGACGTTGAGACCGTCACCCGGCGGTTGGCCGGCGTGGACGCGGAGCTGGCGGAGGCCGGACGGGCCGAGGCCAAAGCGCTGGACCACAAGGCGCGGTTCGACGCCGCGGTGCAGGCGTGCCGGGAGAGGGACGCGGCACTGGCGGAGGCGGAGCGGGCGATCGAGGCGCGGAACCGTCAGCGGGACGCCGCCCGCCACGCCGAATCCCTGGCCGTGGCGCGGCGCGATCAAGCGGCGGACACGCGGGCGGCGGTGCGGGCGGAACTGGCCCAGCCCTTCGCCGGGCTTGAGGGCTGGGACAGCCGGCTCGACCAAGACCCCGACGCGTTCCGCAAGGATCTTGGCGGGCGGGTCGCCGACGTTCTGCGGCAGCGCGAGGGATTGGCCCAGGCGCTGCGCGACGTCGAGGCCCTGGAGCGGCAGGCCGGCTCGAAAGCGGCGGAGTTGGAGGGGGCGCGGCAGGCCGAACAGGCGGCACGGCGGCGGTGCGAGGGGCTGGCTGCGGCGCTGGAGGATCGGCGCGCGACGCGGGCGTCCCTGCTGGCTGGCCGGGCGGTGACCGCGGTGAAGAAGGAGTTGGCCGAGGCCTGCCAGCGGGCCGAGGCCCTGGTCGAACAGGCCACGGTCGCCCGGCAGGACGCGGCGGCCCGCCTGTCGGGGGCGGAGCAGACCGTCGCCACGCGCGGCGACACCGCCTGCCGTTGCGCCGCCGAGGCGGAAGCCGCGGCGGATGCCCTGGCCGCCGCGGCGGAGCGCTGCGGCGTGACGGTGGAGGCAGCGCGCGTTCATCTGGTCCGGGGCGAGGACTGGCTGGCCGAGGAGGAGCGGGCGCTGGCCGCCCTCGAGTCGGCGCGGCGCGAGGACGCGCTTCGGGCGGCGGAGCGGGTGCGGCTGCGGCAGGAGCACCACGCCGCCGGACGCCCCGCGCTTGGCGCGGAGGAGGCCGGCGAGGCCGGCGCCGAGACGGGGCGGCGCCTTCGGGAGGCCCGCGACCGGCTGGGCGAGGCCCAGGCCCGGCTGCGCGCCGACACGGAGAATCGCAGCCGCCTCGCCGCCGTGCTCGACCGGGTGGAGGCGCAGCGCAGGGCGCAGGGGTTGTGGGCGACCATGGCGCAGCTCATCGGCTCCGCCGATGGGCGGAAGCTGCGCAACTTCGCCCAGAGCCTCAGCCTCGACCTGCTTCTGGTGCAGGCGAATCGCTATCTGGCGGATCTCGCCCGCCGCTACCGGCTGGAGCGGGTCGGCGGAGCCGACCTGGAGATCCAGGTGGTGGACGGCGAGATGGGCGACGAGCGGCGCGGCGTGCACAGCCTGTCCGGTGGCGAGATGTTCCTGGTGTCGCTGGCCCTGGCGCTCGGCCTCTCGGCCATGGCGGGGGGCAGCGGCGGCGGCGGGATCGGCACGCTGTTCATCGACGAGGGGTTCGGCACGCTGGACCCCGGCAGCCTGGATCTGGCGCTGTCCTGCCTGGAGGCGCTTCAGGCCACCGGGCGGCAGGTCGGCGTCATCAGCCACGTCCCGGCGCTGGTGGAGCGGATCGGCGTGCAGGTGCGCGTCATCCCGCAGGGCGGCGGGCGCAGCGCCGTGACGGTCACCCGCGGAACGCTGGCCGCACCGTCGCCGGACGCCGCGGCGGAGCGGGAACTGCTGCTGCCATTGTAG